The DNA sequence GTCCGGCCGTCCGTCGCACAGACGATGGCCGACGTGCTCAACGCCGGGATCACCCCGGTCGTGCACGAGTACGGCTCGCTGGGCTGCTCCGGCGACCTCGCCCCGCTCTCGCACTGCGCGCTCGCGCTGATGGGCGAGGGCGACGCGGAGGGCCCCGACGGGACCGTCCGTCCGGCCGGGGAGCTGCTCGCGGAGGCCGGGATCGAGCCCGTCGAGCTGCGCGAGAAGGAGGGCCTGGCCCTCCTCAACGGCACCGACGGCATGCTCGGCATGCTGGTCATGGCCCTCGCCGACCTCGGCAAGCTGTACACCGCCGCCGACATCACCGCCGCGCTGACCCTGGAGGCGCTGCTCGGCACCGAGAAGGTGCTCCAGCCCGAGCTGCACGCCATCCGCCCGCACCCGGGCCAGGGTGCCTCCGCCGCGAACATGGCCGCCGTCCTGAAGGGTTCCGGGCTCGTCCGGCACTACCAGGAGGAGACCGCCCCGCGCGTGCAGGACGCCTACTCCGTGCGCTGCGCCCCGCAGGTCGCCGGCGCGGGCCGCGACACCATGGCGCACGCCGCCCTCGTCGCCTCCCGCGAGCTGGCCTCCGCCGTCGACAACCCGGTGGTGCTTCCCGACGGGCGCGTGGAGTCCAACGGGAACTTCCACGGCGCCCCGGTCGCCTACGTGCTCGACTTCCTCGCCATCGCCGCCGCCGACCTCGGGTCGATCGCCGAGCGCCGCACCGACCGGCTGCTCGACAAGAACCGCTCCCACGGCCTGCCGCCGTTCCTCGCGGACGACGCCGGCGTGGACTCCGGGCTCATGATCGCCCAGTACACGCAGGCCGCCCTGGTCAGCGAGATGAAGCGGCTCGCGGTCCCGGCCTCCGCCGACTCGATCCCCTCCTCCGCCATGCAGGAGGACCACGTCTCGATGGGCTGGTCGGCCGCGCGCAAGCTCCGTACCGCCGTCGACAACCTCACCCGGATCATCGCGATCGAGATGTACGCGGCCACCCGCGCCATCGAGCTGCGCCACGGGCTGACCCCGGCGCCGGCCAGCCAGGCCGCCATCGCGGCGGCGCGTGCGGCGGGCGTGGAAGGTCCCGGGCCGGACCGGTTCCTCGCGCCCGACCTGGCCGCCGCGGACGCCTTCGTTCGTTCGGGTGGACTCGTGGACGCCGTCGAGGGCGTCACCGGCCCCCTCGCCTGAGGGCAAGCGAAAGGGTGCGGTGTCCGGGGGATCCCGGGGCCGCACCCTTTCGCGTGTCCGGTGTCCGGTGTCCGGTGCGGCGGCCGCTACGCCGTGCGCGAGCGGCGTACGGAGAAGGCCACGAAGCCGGCTCCGGCGCCCAGGAACAGCGTGCCGCCGAGCAGGTAGGGCGTGGTGTCCACGCCGCCCGTGTCGGCGAGCTCGAGGGCGGGGCCGGGCGCGGAGGCGGCCTGGACCCGGGTGTTCGCGGCGGCGGGCGCGCCGGAGGCGGCCTTCGCGTGCTCGGGCGCGGTGGCTCCCGCCGAGGGGACGAACCACAGGGCGGCGAGGAGGGTGGTCGCTCCGAGAGCGGTGAGTGTTGATCGGCGTGCGGACACGGTGCGATCCCCCTTGTGGCAGCAGCGAATTGGCCCCGTGCGGTGATGCTACGGAAAGGGGCGGGTCGTGGGAAAGCCGGGGCTGCCGCGGGATTACTCTCCGTCGTATGAACCCTTCTGAGAACTCACGATATGTACGTCTTCGGGTTGATTTGGTACTTGAAGTGCCGGACGTCGACGCGCTCACCGGAGCCGCCCTCGCGCACATCAAGGCCGACGAGTTCATGCCGGACGAGGAGCGCGGCCACGCCGAGGCGGCCGTCCGGGAGGACGAGTCGGAGGCGCTGGCCTACCTGGTGGACCCCACCGACCTGGTCGCGGACATCCCCGGCGTGGAGCTCGCGCAGGCCTCCTGGAGCAGCGAGCCCGTGGAATACGACCCCGAGTCCATGGAGTGGGACCT is a window from the Streptomyces sp. NBC_01244 genome containing:
- a CDS encoding LPXTG cell wall anchor domain-containing protein, which codes for MSARRSTLTALGATTLLAALWFVPSAGATAPEHAKAASGAPAAANTRVQAASAPGPALELADTGGVDTTPYLLGGTLFLGAGAGFVAFSVRRSRTA
- the hutH gene encoding histidine ammonia-lyase, whose product is MHTVVVGTSGTTAEDVIAVARGNARVELSGEAVAALGRAREIVEALAAKPEPVYGVSTGFGALASRHISPELRAQLQRNIVRSHAAGMGPRVEREVVRALMFLRLKTVASGHTGVRPSVAQTMADVLNAGITPVVHEYGSLGCSGDLAPLSHCALALMGEGDAEGPDGTVRPAGELLAEAGIEPVELREKEGLALLNGTDGMLGMLVMALADLGKLYTAADITAALTLEALLGTEKVLQPELHAIRPHPGQGASAANMAAVLKGSGLVRHYQEETAPRVQDAYSVRCAPQVAGAGRDTMAHAALVASRELASAVDNPVVLPDGRVESNGNFHGAPVAYVLDFLAIAAADLGSIAERRTDRLLDKNRSHGLPPFLADDAGVDSGLMIAQYTQAALVSEMKRLAVPASADSIPSSAMQEDHVSMGWSAARKLRTAVDNLTRIIAIEMYAATRAIELRHGLTPAPASQAAIAAARAAGVEGPGPDRFLAPDLAAADAFVRSGGLVDAVEGVTGPLA